The Tachypleus tridentatus isolate NWPU-2018 chromosome 5, ASM421037v1, whole genome shotgun sequence genome includes a window with the following:
- the LOC143250447 gene encoding uncharacterized protein LOC143250447 — translation MKYFTKINLPLLVFYNIFCIFLLICVEESVEALTVDKSENKQLGEDGINFNEEGLKNLTTLNSNVSETDELQEITTDLITNSSTTTSQSTTTEIVSTSSSETSTNKTSSSTGSTLLPTATPSSTRRFDAPSFIGGIVLSLGFLAIMYVGFKFYKARTESNYHTL, via the exons atgaaatattttacgaaGATAAATTTGCCGTTATtggttttttataatattttttgcatATTTCTTCTTATCTGTGTAGAGGAAAGCGTGGAAGCTCTTACTGTTGATAAATCTGAGAACAAACAGTTAGGTGAAGATGGAATTAATTTTAATGAAG AGGGGTTAAAGAACTTAACCACACTTAACAGTAATGTGTCTGAAACTGATGAACTTCAAGAAATTACAACTGATTTGATAACTAACAGCTCAACTACCACTTCTCAGTCCACCACAACAGAAATAGTTAGCACCTCATCATCAGAGACCTCTACTAACAAGACTTCATCCTCAACTGGCTCTACTTTGCTTCCAACTGCAACACCATCGTCTACTCGGAGATTTGATGCTCCTAGTTTTATTGGTGGGATTGTCTTGTCACTTGGGTTTCTGGCCATTATGTATGTTGGGTTCAAATTCTATAAGGCTCGTACTGAGAGTAATTACCACACTTTGTAA